In Lolium perenne isolate Kyuss_39 chromosome 5, Kyuss_2.0, whole genome shotgun sequence, the sequence TTAACCACCAACATCCAAAACAATGCTAAATCTCAAAGGCTTCAAATGTGCATTGAAAAAACTCTGCTCAAGCTGGTAATCCGAATAGAACAAGGTCATGTATATCTTGATTGTAATTTTCTCTATAAAGTCATTTCAACGACCACATCTAGCTAATCCTTACAATGAGACACAGTACTACCAAGACTAGAACATGGTTCACGTAGTTAAACAAAATACATTATTCTCAGAACTTCCAGACACAAATTAAGCAAACTTAATAGAACCGGAGTTTGAGTGGTGCAACCAGATTCTCTATAAAGTCATTAGTAGTAACGTAAGTCTTCAGTTCCATTTTGACATCAAACAGATTCGTGCCGGCCCATAAGCTGTACTAGGTTGTAACTGAGACTCGGCGACGTCACTTGACCGAGATTTAGTTAAGTCTAAGTACCCCGTATGATTTAGAGATGCCCATATTTTACACATGTATACGTACATGCATTCCAGTGAAAATGTATATACACACCTTCAAATCATTATTATTGCCATGTTGGGCTCAAAAATGCCTGGCCTGCGTGCGATGCTCTTCCAGACCCGACTATGGGCGTCCGGTAAAGGTCAGGTCTACTCTGGGCGACTACCCGGTAAAGGTCAGTAGTACCCACTGCTGCTATATATTCTCCTCGTGTACACACGGCGGAGCCCCACCGGTGCACCGGCGACCCCTCACCGGCGACCTGGTTGACCCTCCTCCACTCCCACCGGGAGCTGCCGTGCCGCACTCTCCCGCCCTCTATAAAGTATAAACCCATCTCCACCTCCTCCGTCTCCGcgaccctcctcctcctcctcctcctccactccccCATGGCGATGGCGACCTCTCACTTGCCCGACTAAACCCGCTCACGCAAGCACACGCACCCAGAACACCCCACCACCAAAGCCAATAAGATAATCAAGCAAGCGAGGCGCGCCATGGACCCGGGCCGGATCCTGTTCGACCAGCTCGCCGGCGACGCGGTGAAGGAGCTGCTGCGCGCGGTGACAGGCACCTTCCTCTGCCGCTCCACGGCCGAGCGCCTGCGCCGCACCGTCGAGCCGCTCCTGCCCCTCGTGCAGCAGCCGCAGCATGGCGCGCTCCGCAGCAGCGCGGAGCTCGGCGACCTCGCCGCGCGGCTCCGGGAGGCGCTCGACCTggcgcgccgcgccgccgcctccccgcgCTGGAACGTGTACCGCGCCGCGCAGCTCGCGCGCCGCATGGAGGCCGCCGACCAGGGCATCGCGCGCTGGCTGGCGCGCCACGCCACCGTCAGCGTCCTCGACGGCGTGCGCCGGCTCCGCGACGAGGCCGACGCGCGCATCGGCCGCCTCGAGCGCCGCGTCGAGGAGGTCTCCGCCGCCATGCAGGCGCCCCCTCCCGGGATCCCGCCAGCCATGTCCCTCCCCGTCGCGCTGCCGCCGTCCAAGGGCGTGCCGATGGCCATGGAGGTCGCGCCGCCGGCCAAGGGCATGGAGGTCGCGACGCCGGCCAAGGGCGGCATGTGCACGCCCATGGATCTTGAGATCCcggaggaggaattcgacaaaaAAGGCGGCGACTTGCTCGGAAGCGGCATCAAGGTAGGCAAAGACAAGGTGAAGGAGATGGTCATGGGCGGCGGCCCCGGCTGGGAGGTCGTCGGCATCTGCGGCATGGGCGGCAGCGGCAAGACCACGCTCGCCATGGAGATCTACAAGGATCAAAAGGTCCAAGGTAATAATACTACACAAGAATCTAATCCCACAACCATCCCGTCTCAACCAATTCTTCCTTAAAAATTCGTTCTTTTCCTTCATACTACAAAGTGTATCATTCGATTCTTGAGTTGAACATGCTTCTAAAATTCTCTCGTGAAATCTTTGGGAAATCTTTGGTGCTTGATTGGGGAATCTTTTATTAGGTAAAGTTGAGGCTGATGCTTTACGTTTTGCTCCGCACCACTTATATTTTGGTCAAAATTGGCGCTTTGACCGACCTGGTGCAGAGCATGCCCATTCCTGTCATGGGATAGGGTTGCTGATCAGAGCAACACAACAACTCCCGGCTGCCCAACTTTGCAGATACTCTGAAAatcttgtgccatcatgaaagTTACATTTTTGTTTTGAACCAAAAATGATTGCCACTTATTCTACTGCTCTAAACACATATGTATTTAATTAGCGCAGACCCCTAAATAACTGAATCATACCGGTTCAGATCCAAGTAACATACACTCCTCTTCTTATCGTTCCAATAATTTAATTAGGGTTCAGATCCAAGTAACATACTCCTCTTCTTATCATTCCAATAATTTTATATCAATTGTTAAATCCCAATTAATTTGGTCGTGCTGTAACACAAATTTGACATTACCATCTGTAATTACAAAGACACTTGGAACTAGTGATGCTAATCCTCTTTATCAAACTTTCTTCTCTACCCAGTGCTAATCTTTCTTCTCTACCCACTGCTAATACATGTTCCTTTGTTTAGGCTACTTCAACAATAGGATCTTCTTCGAGACGGTCTCGCAATCCGCGAATTTGGAAACCATCAAGATGAAGCTGTGGGAGCAGATCAGCAGCAACATCGTGCTTGGTGCATATAACCAGATCCCGGAATGGCAGCTCAAGTTAGGACCAAGGGACAAAGGACCAGTCCTTGTTATACTTGATGATGTGTGGTCTCTCTCGCAGCTCGAGGAGCTCGTGTTCAAGTTCCCTGGCTGCAAGACTCTTGTCATATCAAGGTTGAAGTTCCCTACGCTAGTTAAACGGACCTATGAAATGAAATTACTCGGCGAAGAGGAAGCTCTATCTGTCTTCTGCACTGCTGCCTTCGATCAGGAGTGTATTCCTCAGACTGCTGACAAGAAGCTGGTTAAGCAGGTAGCTGCTGAGTGCAGAGGGCTTCCGCTAGCTCTGAAGGTTATCGGTGCATCCTTGCGTGATCAGCCCCCTATGATATGGCTGAGCGCGAAGAACCGCTTGTCACGAGGAGAGTCTATTTCCGACTCGCATGAGACCAAACTCCTCGAGAGAATGGCGGCAAGCGTTGAGTGCTTGTCAGGAAAGGTTAGAGAATGTTTCCTTGATCTGGGTTGCTTCCCAGAGGATAAGAAGATCCCTCTTGATGTGTTGATCAACATTTGGATGGAGATACATGATCTTGATGAGCCAGATGCTTTCGCCATTCTAATGGAGCTGTCGAACAAGAACCTGCTTACCTTAGTTAATGATGCACAGTACGTCTACCATATATTTTCTTGAAATCATTTTTTGGATCCATATACTGCAAGAACAGGTCTGACCCTTTTATGCTCTTTATGCAGGAATAAAGCTGGAGATTTATACAGTAACTATCATGACTACTCAGTGACGCAACATGACGTGTTGCGGGATCTGGCAATTTACATGAGCGGCCGTGATTCTCTGAACAAACGGGGGCGGTTAGTAATGCCAAGAAGAGAAGAATCACTTCCCAGAGATTGGCAGAGGAATAAGGACATTCCCTTTGAAGCTCAGATAGTTTCCATTCATACAGGTGATATATCTGATCACTCCCTGTTTGTCAACTTTGTTTTAGTGGTACAAATTTTCCCCTCATTGAGTTACTAGAAGTACAAGATGATCTAACCAATTGATTTCAAACTTCAGGTGAGATGAAAGAATCTGACTGGTTCCAGATGAGCTTCCCCAAGGCAGAAGTTCTTATCCTCAACTTCGCCTCAAGTGTGTACTACCTCCCACCGTTCATTGCAACTATGCAGAACCTGAAGGCCCTGGTGCTAATCAACTATGGTACTACCAGTGCGGCCCTTGACAACTTATCCGCCTTCACCATGCTCAGTGACCTGCGGAGCCTCTGGCTAGAGAAGATCACACTCCCACCACTGCCAAAAAGCACAATCCCGTTGAAGAGCCTGCGCAAGATCTCTCTGGTGCTATGTGAGTTAAACAACAGTCTAAGAGGGTCAACGATGGACCTCTCGATGACATTCCCGTGCCTATCCAACCTCACCATCGACCACTGTGTCGATCTAAAGCAGTTGCCACCTAGTATATGTGAGATCAGTTCGCTGGATAGCATCTCCATCTCAAACTGCCACGACCTCACCGAGCTGCCGTACGAGCTGGGCAAGCTGCACTGCCTTAGCATCCTGCGCGTGTACGCCTGCCCGGCGCTGTGGAAACTCCCGCCGTCGGTGTGCAGCCTGAAGAGGCTGAAGTACCTCGACATATCGCAGTGCATCAACCTGACGGACCTCCCGGAGGAGCTCGGCCACCTGACTAACCTGGAGAAGATCGACATGAGGGAGTGCTCGCGGCTCAGGAGCCTCCCGAGGTCCTCCTCCTCACTTAAGTCCCTCGGCCACGTCGTGTGCGACGAGGAGACGGCGATGCTTTGGAGAGAGGCCGAGCAGGTCATCCCAGACCTCCGCGTGCAGGTAGCAGAAGAGTGTTATAATCTGGACTGGCTTGTAGACTGATGTATGTCCTGGATGCTTTGGCTCCAGACTCACCGTGTACAGTTGACTATGTGTATATGCTTCCCTGTTTAATGCAGGATGGGTAGTCAAATACACTGTTCAATTTTGACATGTTCAGTGTTCATGTAGTTGACTCCTTTAACAGCGTCATGGTATTTAGTAGAAATGTGCAAAAAGATTAGAACTGTAGAGCTAACGGAGAAGCTTGAAACGCTAAACCCTTTTTTGGAAATTTTATATATTCTAGGAAATTCTACTTACATCCAAATGGTATCCtcttacactatgaaaggagaaGCTTGAAATGCTAAACCCCTTTTGGAGTTTTTCTTTGTAAAACATCAGTTTTCCACCACATATGCACTCCCTAAATTTGTTTTATATCTATTGTGGCATCGTCGGTGCACCCTGGCTCCAGATGATATAACTCCGCCACGGGCCCTGACTGCATTAGGAAATTGTTTCTCCCGTTGTAACATGAGTGCAAATCCACCATCAATTGAGATAAGCAGGACCCACCATCAATTGAGATAATAGAGCAAAATAATTATATCGTGATAGAactaaataaaaaaataaatataaatGTTCAGTAAAACTAAAAAATAAATATAGGTTTCATTTGGGGCTTCGGGATATCTCTTATGGATTTTTCTCAACTATTTTAGTGCAAGCTCACCTGGGCCTACGTAGAGATACAGGCGCATGTGAGTAGTGGAAAAACACTCCACTCTTAGACTTTCTATCGTTTGACATTGTTAGATTGTGTTGTTGATGTCATATTTCAAGCCCATGACTCCATGTCCATTGAATTTGTCAATTGTTTGGTAGAAAAAAATTGTCTAGAGATATCATGATATTTTCACCACAAAGTTTTCTGGTAGGATTTCTCAAGGGCATGTGAGGCGATATCATGATATTCTAACCTCGGGTTTGATCACTCTCGTGGGTTGTATACTTCTAACCATCCTGCCGATATATGGTTCTATACTTTTTAGTGACTTAGGCATACGACGTCATATAACAAATAATGTCACAAAATAGATTTTTTTCTGTTTTGTCGAGCTACATTTTAAGTTTGGAAATAAAGTTGTGTGACATAATAGATACTATAATGGTGCAACATTCTCCATAATATTTTTTGATTAGATTCATATTTACTACATCACAGACACTGAAAGCATGGGATCACAATTAGGTCTGCATCGCATCTGCCGCACTTGCTACCAGCAACGACACCATGGGACCAGGTGTGTGCGTCAACTGTCGAGCGATAGTGCATGAGCAATTTAATGAACATCGACAAGCTGGCTACTATGTGTTTGACTAAGTAATCGGAACTAAAGAGTTAATGGTGATGGCCCCATGGATATATACGCACGGGTTACATCTTAAATTATTATCTTATGATATTGATGTCTAGAGACGGTGCACCACCCGTTCCATCCTGTTCTTTTCTTTCTCAATAACCGAGTGATATTTCCTTTAAATCATTTTCAATATAAAGAATATTTTATTATCTAAAAGAATTAACTATTACATCCCGCCTCTACATATTGCTAGGATGTACACATCCGCTCAAATCCAAATTGATGTCCTTGAGCCAAGACAGTAGCTTCGACATCTCCTCTAGCGTTGGTGTGAGAGAATTGACCACACTTGGGCCTTTTCCATTGTATGTATATATAGGCAGATATTACAATCCTAATCATAAATGGGAGATCATACAAATAAGGACTCTCCACAATATTACAATCCTAATCATAAATGGGAGATCATACAAATAAGAACTCTCCACGATTTAGGGGATTAGGGGATATGTCACGATACGTGACATATCTGTCTAACACTCCCCCACAGTCACAACGGGAGGAGGACGGACGTTGAGACTGGACCGAAAATCCAAAAACAACGGTGACGGGAGACCCTTCGTCAAGATGTCGGCGAACTGGCGAGACGAGGGTACATGGAGCGCGCGGACCTGGCCCATGGCCACACGATCGCGAACGAAGTGAAGGTCGATCTCGATGTGTTTGGTACCCTGATGTTGGACGG encodes:
- the LOC127298930 gene encoding probable disease resistance protein At4g33300, which translates into the protein MDPGRILFDQLAGDAVKELLRAVTGTFLCRSTAERLRRTVEPLLPLVQQPQHGALRSSAELGDLAARLREALDLARRAAASPRWNVYRAAQLARRMEAADQGIARWLARHATVSVLDGVRRLRDEADARIGRLERRVEEVSAAMQAPPPGIPPAMSLPVALPPSKGVPMAMEVAPPAKGMEVATPAKGGMCTPMDLEIPEEEFDKKGGDLLGSGIKVGKDKVKEMVMGGGPGWEVVGICGMGGSGKTTLAMEIYKDQKVQGYFNNRIFFETVSQSANLETIKMKLWEQISSNIVLGAYNQIPEWQLKLGPRDKGPVLVILDDVWSLSQLEELVFKFPGCKTLVISRLKFPTLVKRTYEMKLLGEEEALSVFCTAAFDQECIPQTADKKLVKQVAAECRGLPLALKVIGASLRDQPPMIWLSAKNRLSRGESISDSHETKLLERMAASVECLSGKVRECFLDLGCFPEDKKIPLDVLINIWMEIHDLDEPDAFAILMELSNKNLLTLVNDAQNKAGDLYSNYHDYSVTQHDVLRDLAIYMSGRDSLNKRGRLVMPRREESLPRDWQRNKDIPFEAQIVSIHTGEMKESDWFQMSFPKAEVLILNFASSVYYLPPFIATMQNLKALVLINYGTTSAALDNLSAFTMLSDLRSLWLEKITLPPLPKSTIPLKSLRKISLVLCELNNSLRGSTMDLSMTFPCLSNLTIDHCVDLKQLPPSICEISSLDSISISNCHDLTELPYELGKLHCLSILRVYACPALWKLPPSVCSLKRLKYLDISQCINLTDLPEELGHLTNLEKIDMRECSRLRSLPRSSSSLKSLGHVVCDEETAMLWREAEQVIPDLRVQVAEECYNLDWLVD